The following coding sequences lie in one Musa acuminata AAA Group cultivar baxijiao chromosome BXJ1-8, Cavendish_Baxijiao_AAA, whole genome shotgun sequence genomic window:
- the LOC135587160 gene encoding uncharacterized protein LOC135587160, with translation MAEGRSSLESIRSWVVEHKLRTVGCLWLSGIGSSIAYNWSRPNMKTSVKIIHARLHAQALTLAALAGAAVVEYYDQQSKPRSDVDKYPNQFIAHPQKD, from the exons ATGGCGGAGGGTCGGAGCTCGCTTGAATCGATCAGGAGTTGGGTTGTGGAGCACAAGCTTCGAACCGTCG GGTGCCTTTGGCTTAGCGGGATCGGGAGTTCGATCGCCTACAACTGGTCTCGCCCTAACATGAAAACCAGCGTCAAGATCATCCACGCGAG GTTGCATGCACAGGCTCTTACACTAGCTGCCTTAGCTGGAGCTGCAGTGGTTGAATACTATGATCAGCAGTCAAAACCACGATCAGATGTGGACAAATATCCGAATCAATTTATCGCACATCCGCAAAAAGATTAA
- the LOC135587161 gene encoding E3 ubiquitin-protein ligase IPI1-like isoform X2 gives MGLGGAAKDTKEREEVVHIACSICLEAVKSGGDRSTARLQCGHEFHLDCIGSAFNAKGVMQCPNCRKVEEGNWLYANGSHPTPELNMDDYIHDEDLYSLGYMENTFGGHWCPFRGLARIPSLFEEGESSPPVAFRDPLGYHAIVMENQATLSAAHPCPFIGARLPQTSSSSSNHPFDVHTDGPGYHYRWSHFPSARDVQNPLMMAPSNLHYRGWQHHHPSYSPNAHVGGADAASGFPRLRTDGLPTADSVFHPFVLSHGSGSRAGATSSSVPSLVPPYLRNHGNIHERYRLQTSQSLEGTAMLQPGSSRGFNPLDQCGPFLVSPAIPLGQTAVDAENMGSNRLCAWERECFASHHPYSRVDRECSCWGPFPPAIGVSDSNPRMTFFPPNVPEISSSQAGYNRSVPPAHMLSLM, from the exons ATGGGCCTTGGGGGAGCAGCGAAGGACACCAAGGAGCGCGAGGAGGTCGTGCACATCGCCTGCTCGATCTGCCTTGAGGCGGTGAAGAGCGGCGGGGATCGGTCTACCGCCAGGCTGCAATGTGGGCACGAGTTCCATCTCG ATTGCATTGGTTCAGCATTTAATGCTAAAGGTGTGATGCAATGCCCTAATTGTCGAAAAGTTGAGGAAGGCAACTGGCTATATGCAAATGGTTCTCATCCAACACCAGAGCTCAATATGGATGACTATATCCATGATGAAGACCTCTACAGTCTTGGTTATATGGAAAAT ACATTTGGAGGTCACTGGTGTCCATTTCGTGGCTTGGCAAGGATTCCATCATTGTTTGA GGAAGGCGAATCTTCTCCACCTGTTGCTT TTCGGGATCCTTTGGGATATCATGCTATTGTAATGGAGAATCAGGCTACCCTGTCAGCTGCTCATCCATGCCCTTTTATTGGTGCACGATTGCCCCAAACTTCTTCTTCCTCAAGTAACCATCCTTTTGATGTCCATACTGATGGTCCTGGATATCACTACCGGTGGAGTCACTTCCCAAGTGCAAGAGATGTTCAAAATCCTCTTATGATGGCTCCAAGTAATCTTCATTATCGTGGTTGGCAACACCATCATCCATCATATTCTCCCAATGCCCATGTCGGTGGTGCTGACGCAGCATCAGGCTTTCCAAGGCTTAGAACTGATGGTTTACCTACCGCTGATTCTGTTTTCCATCCCTTTGTTCTCAGCCATGG AAGTGGTTCCAGGGCTGGGGCTACCAGCTCTTCTGTTCCCTCATTGGTTCCACCTTATCTTAGAAACCATGGAAACATCCATGAACGCTAtcgactgcaaacttctcaaagtCTGGAGGGAACAGCAATGCTGCAGCCTGGAAGTTCGAGGGGCTTCAATCCACTGGACCAGTGTGGTCCTTTTCTTGTTTCTCCAGCAATTCCATTGGGTCAAACTGCTGTGGATGCCGAGAACATGGGAAGCAACCGCCTCTGTGCATGGGAACGCGAGTGCTTTGCATCCCACCATCCATATTCTCGTGTTGACAGAGAATGCAGCTGTTGGGGCCCTTTCCCACCAGCTATTGGTGTATCAGACTCCAACCCGAGGATGACCTTCTTCCCACCCAATGTTCCTGAGATTTCATCGTCACAAGCAGGGTACAATCGATCCGTACCCCCAGCACACATGCTGTCTTTGATGTGA
- the LOC135587161 gene encoding E3 ubiquitin-protein ligase IPI1-like isoform X1: MGLGGAAKDTKEREEVVHIACSICLEAVKSGGDRSTARLQCGHEFHLDCIGSAFNAKGVMQCPNCRKVEEGNWLYANGSHPTPELNMDDYIHDEDLYSLGYMENTFGGHWCPFRGLARIPSLFEFLLGSTLHRFLQERTTFFFLNQEGESSPPVAFRDPLGYHAIVMENQATLSAAHPCPFIGARLPQTSSSSSNHPFDVHTDGPGYHYRWSHFPSARDVQNPLMMAPSNLHYRGWQHHHPSYSPNAHVGGADAASGFPRLRTDGLPTADSVFHPFVLSHGSGSRAGATSSSVPSLVPPYLRNHGNIHERYRLQTSQSLEGTAMLQPGSSRGFNPLDQCGPFLVSPAIPLGQTAVDAENMGSNRLCAWERECFASHHPYSRVDRECSCWGPFPPAIGVSDSNPRMTFFPPNVPEISSSQAGYNRSVPPAHMLSLM; this comes from the exons ATGGGCCTTGGGGGAGCAGCGAAGGACACCAAGGAGCGCGAGGAGGTCGTGCACATCGCCTGCTCGATCTGCCTTGAGGCGGTGAAGAGCGGCGGGGATCGGTCTACCGCCAGGCTGCAATGTGGGCACGAGTTCCATCTCG ATTGCATTGGTTCAGCATTTAATGCTAAAGGTGTGATGCAATGCCCTAATTGTCGAAAAGTTGAGGAAGGCAACTGGCTATATGCAAATGGTTCTCATCCAACACCAGAGCTCAATATGGATGACTATATCCATGATGAAGACCTCTACAGTCTTGGTTATATGGAAAAT ACATTTGGAGGTCACTGGTGTCCATTTCGTGGCTTGGCAAGGATTCCATCATTGTTTGA GTTTCTCCTAGGATCAACTCTTCATCGATTCCTTCAAGAAAGAACTACCTTCTTTTTTCTAAACCA GGAAGGCGAATCTTCTCCACCTGTTGCTT TTCGGGATCCTTTGGGATATCATGCTATTGTAATGGAGAATCAGGCTACCCTGTCAGCTGCTCATCCATGCCCTTTTATTGGTGCACGATTGCCCCAAACTTCTTCTTCCTCAAGTAACCATCCTTTTGATGTCCATACTGATGGTCCTGGATATCACTACCGGTGGAGTCACTTCCCAAGTGCAAGAGATGTTCAAAATCCTCTTATGATGGCTCCAAGTAATCTTCATTATCGTGGTTGGCAACACCATCATCCATCATATTCTCCCAATGCCCATGTCGGTGGTGCTGACGCAGCATCAGGCTTTCCAAGGCTTAGAACTGATGGTTTACCTACCGCTGATTCTGTTTTCCATCCCTTTGTTCTCAGCCATGG AAGTGGTTCCAGGGCTGGGGCTACCAGCTCTTCTGTTCCCTCATTGGTTCCACCTTATCTTAGAAACCATGGAAACATCCATGAACGCTAtcgactgcaaacttctcaaagtCTGGAGGGAACAGCAATGCTGCAGCCTGGAAGTTCGAGGGGCTTCAATCCACTGGACCAGTGTGGTCCTTTTCTTGTTTCTCCAGCAATTCCATTGGGTCAAACTGCTGTGGATGCCGAGAACATGGGAAGCAACCGCCTCTGTGCATGGGAACGCGAGTGCTTTGCATCCCACCATCCATATTCTCGTGTTGACAGAGAATGCAGCTGTTGGGGCCCTTTCCCACCAGCTATTGGTGTATCAGACTCCAACCCGAGGATGACCTTCTTCCCACCCAATGTTCCTGAGATTTCATCGTCACAAGCAGGGTACAATCGATCCGTACCCCCAGCACACATGCTGTCTTTGATGTGA
- the LOC135587162 gene encoding universal stress protein A-like protein produces MAADVGKPAMVVGIDDSEHSFYALQWTLRRFFSVADSAFKLVVVHSKPSPASVVGLAGPGAADVLPFVESDLKKIALLVIERAKDLCSAFPVGDIQYELVEGDPRNALCDAAEKHQAEILVVGSHGYGAIKRVVLGSVSDHCAHHAQCTVMIVKKPKPKH; encoded by the exons ATGGCGGCGGACGTGGGAAAGCCGGCGATGGTGGTGGGGATTGACGACAGCGAGCACAGTTTCTACGCGCTCCAGTGGACCCTTCGTCGCTTCTTCTCCGTCGCCGATTCGGCCTTTAAGCTCGTCGTCGTCCATTCCAAGCCGTCGCCCGCCTCCGTCGTCGGCCTCGCTGGCCCTG GGGCGGCGGATGTGCTGCCGTTTGTAGAGTCCGATCTCAAGAAGATCGCTTTGTTGGTGATCGAGAGAGCAAAGGATCTTTGCTCCGCGTTCCCG GTGGGTGACATTCAATATGAACTAGTGGAAGGTGATCCAAGGAATGCTCTATGTGATGCAGCGGAGAAACATCAGGCAGAAATATTGGTGGTCGGCAGCCATGGCTATGGAGCGATAAAAAG GGTTGTTTTGGGCAGTGTGAGTGATCATTGTGCTCATCATGCACAGTGCACTGTCATGATAGTAAAGAAGCCAAAGCCGAAGCACTGA